In Tachysurus vachellii isolate PV-2020 chromosome 1, HZAU_Pvac_v1, whole genome shotgun sequence, a genomic segment contains:
- the LOC132842977 gene encoding patched domain-containing protein 3 encodes MVTMVFTTNCVEKPVRSCLESLGRFIGRHPWWFIVIPISLSSALGVGFYFVEDRKSNDIVKQFTPRDGQAKAEKHFFESFFQSSSNKDKNDDDDDNDDEDDDLFSALRLSTDGTYASAIFTCEMNVLSEDALTEILHVDKHVRKMTVKYDGREFSYSDVCARVNESCQENILLKVLDYNAINIHRFNLTFPVYHDNTFGAVRLEHSVGHVEVDGDGFVQSAKAVRLTYYLRQTNNVLENAWLDDFVNLLSNKSTYLTQVSYFTSISRQQEFEKSTESVTMLFSITYFIAIAFSVLSCIRLDNVRNKVWVASLGVISTGLAVLSGFGLLLLMDVPFVITVASSPFLVLGIGIDDMFIMISCWQQTNVQDSVEDRMAATYREAAISITITTLTDVVAFCLSYSNPFGSVRSFCLYAGTAILFCYLFNITFFGACLALNGKREESNRHWMTCLKVPEERLPGSSKAYVACCVGGTYNHETGNEDEHLMKLFFRKYYGPFLTTGFAKATAVLLYVGYIATSIYGCTTIKEGIDLKNLAVDQSYVVEYYEAEKTHFGEYGPIVMLAVNTTFPYWDEVKRAQLESCILKFLGLPFVENLSTSWLHSFESYAKEKHLNIKSKVEFMEHLHHFLQGQPMLRLDVNMTDDAIQASRLFLQTVDVPSEKILLETLRKLAQTCQFPLVVYHPAFIYYDQYTVIASSTIQTVSVATAVMLVISFLLIPSPVCALWVTFAIGSVIVGVAGFMGLLGINLDSISMINLVISIGFSVDFSAHISYTFVSSAKPSVNDKAVEALSHLGYPILQGALSTILGVAVLSASVSYIFRTFFTIMFLVISLGLLHGIAFIPVFLTFSGFCVKF; translated from the exons ATGGTCACCATGGTGTTCACTACAAATTGTGTAGAGAAACCGGTCCGGTCTTGTCTGGAAAGCCTCGGCAGATTCATCGGACGGCATCCATGGTGGTTCATCGTCATCCCTATCAGTCTGTCTTCAGCTCTCGGGGTCGGTTTCTACTTTGTTGAGGACAGGAAGTCTAACGATATCGTGAAGCAGTTCACACCACGTGATGGCCAGGCAAAAGCCGAGAAGCATTTCTTTGAGAGTTTTTTCCAAAGCAGCAGCAACAAAGATAAGAACGATGATGACGACGACAACGACGATGAAGATGACGACTTATTCTCTGCTCTGAGACTGAGCACTGACGGTACGTACGCATCCGCTATCTTCACCTGTGAGATGAATGTTCTCAGCGAAGATGCTCTCACCGAAATCCTGCACGTGGACAAACACGTGAGGAAGATGACCGTGAAATACGATGGACGGGAATTTTCCTACAGCGATGTTTGTGCTCGAGTGAATGAGTCCTGTCAAGAGAACATCCTTCTCAAGGTTTTGGACTATAATGCCATCAACATCCACAGGTTCAACCTGACTTTTCCTGTCTATCACGATAACACGTTCGGCGCTGTTCGTCTAGAACATTCAGTCGGACATGTAGAAGTGGATGGGGACGGATTTGTTCAGAGCGCCAAGGCTGTGAGACTTACTTACTACCTACGGCAAACTAATAACGTGCTGGAGAACGCTTGGTTGGATGACTTTGTAAATTTGCTGAGCAACAAGTCAACATATCTGACGCAG GTATCCTATTTCACATCCATATCAAGGCAACAAGAATTCGAGAAGAGCACCGAGTCCGTCACAATGCTGTTTTCCATCACCTACTTTATCGCCATTGCGTTTTCAGTGCTGTCGTGTATAAG GCTCGACAACGTGAGGAATAAGGTTTGGGTTGCTTCTCTCGGCGTAATCTCAACCGGACTAGCCGTGCTTTCTGGCTTTGGCTTACTCTTGCTAATGGATGTCCCATTCGTCATAACCGTGGCATCTTCTCCATTTCTGGTACTCG GGATCGGCATTGATGATATGTTTATCATGATCTCCTGCTGGCAGCAAACCAACGTCCAAGACAGTGTTGAAGATCGTATGGCTGCGACCTACAGAGAAGCAGCCATTTCGATCACGATCACCACCTTGACTGATGTTGTGGCCTTTTGCCTCAGTTACAGCAACCCCTTCGGTTCTGTACGGTCGTTCTGTTTATATGCTGGGACGGCCATTTTGTTCTGCTACCTCTTTAACATCACGTTCTTTGGCGCCTGCTTGGCACTTAATGGCAAAAGAGAGGAAAGCAATCGGCACTGGATGACGTGCTTAAAAGTTCCAGAAGAAAGACTGCCTGGATCTTCCAAAGCTTATGTTGCCTGCTGTGTCGGGGGAACCTACAACCACGAAACCGGAAACGAAGATGAACACTTGATGAAATTGTTCTTCAGGAAGTACTACGGACCTTTTTTGACCACAGGTTTTGCCAAAGCAACAGCGGTTCTCCTTTACGTCGGCTATATTGCCACCAGTATCTACGGATGCACTACAATCAAAGAAGGGATTGACCTGAAGAACCTGGCGGTGGATCAATCGTACGTGGTCGAATACTATGAAGCTGAAAAGACTCACTTTGGCGAGTACGGTCCGATCGTCATGCTGGCAGTCAACACTACCTTTCCATATTGGGACGAAGTAAAACGAGCTCAACTGGAATCTTGCATTTTAAAATTCCTAGGCCTTCCTTTTGTTGAGAATTTGAGCACCTCTTGGCTTCATTCTTTTGAGAGTTATGCCAAAGAAAAGCACCTCAACATCAAGTCCAAAGTTGAATTTATGGAACACCTGCACCATTTTCTACAAGGTCAACCGATGCTCCGATTGGACGTCAACATGACCGACGACGCTATACAAGCCTCACGCTTATTTCTTCAAACGGTTGATGTTCCATCTGAAAAGATCCTGCTAGAAACTTTAAGAAAACTTGCCCAAACTTGCCAGTTTCCTTTAGTGGTCTACCATCctgcttttatatattatgaTCAATATACTGTGATTGCAAGCAGCACTATTCAGACCGTTAGCGTAGCTACTGCGGTGATGCTCGTCATCTCGTTTCTTCTCATCCCAAGTCCGGTTTGTGCTTTATGGGTCACTTTTGCCATCGGATCAGTCATTGTAGGAGTCGCAGGCTTCATGGGGTTGCTGGGTATCAACTTGGACTCCATTTCAATGATCAACCTGGTCATTAGTATCGGGTTCTCTGTGGATTTCTCAGCTCATATCTCTTACACGTTCGTATCCAGCGCTAAGCCTAGTGTGAACGATAAAGCTGTGGAGGCGCTGTCACATCTGGGTTATCCCATACTACAGGGGGCGCTTTCTACCATTCTCGGGGTAGCGGTGCTCTCTGCGTCGGTAAGCTACATCTTCAGAACCTTCTTCACCATCATGTTTCTGGTCATTTCGTTGGGTTTGCTTCACGGCATCGCCTTCATCCCTGTGTTTTTAACCTTTTCTGGCTTTTGTGTgaagttttaa
- the yme1l1b gene encoding ATP-dependent zinc metalloprotease YME1L1b — protein MFSFSSTVQPQVTVPLSHLINTFHSLKGSVVNPKHRERRTEQELHVTEPSWSLKDMGLTDLGVGQLDELVDKLLPCETQDMSLKAHRAESHPWRTSYLSTDSFYHNKYGLSPAKMGAVSPFFCRQSPSSLQAMCADLNVWPVLIQRRGFKTLKTKTRRLQSGSDHSPETDTLTPSFIKGLLKRDKGQLPETLDTILKSRNIPDASHDAFKTGFAEGFLKAQALTQRTQESLRRTRLILLILLLVGLYGLSKTPFLSVRFRTTSGLDSAVDPVQIKNITFEHVKGAEEAKNELQEVVEFLKNPQKFTVLGGKLPKGILLVGPPGTGKTLLARAVAGEADVPFYYASGSEFDEMFVGVGASRIRNLFREAKANTPCVIFIDELDSVGGKRIESPMHPYSRQTINQLLAEMDGFKPNEGVIIIGATNFPEALDSALIRPGRFDVQVTVPRPDVKGRTEILKWYLKNIKVDPAVEAEIIARGTVGFSGAELENLVNQAALKAAVDEKDMVTMKELEFAKDKILMGPERRSAVIDQKNQVITAYHESGHAIIAHYTKDAMPINKATIMPRGVTLGHVSMLPENDRWSETRAQLLAQMDVSMGGRVAEELVFGNENITTGASSDFESATKIAKMMVTHYGMSEKLGVMTYTDLSKQSPETQAAIEQEVRTLLRDSYERAKTLLKARAKEHKNLAEALLRYETLDAREIQMVLDGKTLDSR, from the exons atgttttctttctcgTCTACAGTACAGCCGCAG GTCACGGTTCCACTGAGTCACCTGATCAACACCTTTCACTCTTTAAAAGGTTCAGTGGTCAATCCAAAGCACAGAGAAAGGAGAACAGAGCAAGAGCTTCACGTCACAGAG cCATCATGGAGCCTCAAAGATATGGGACTGACCGATCTGGGAGTGGGACAGCTGGACGAACTTGTGGACAAACTGCTGCCGTGTGAAACTCAGGACATGTCTTTGAAAGCCCACAGAGCTGAATCACACCCTTGGAGGACATCCTATCTGTCCACTGACTCCTTTTATCACAACAAATATG GTTTGTCTCCAGCCAAGATGGGAGCCGTATCGCCGTTTTTTTGCAGACAGAGCCCTTCATCTCTACAGGCCATGTGTGCCGATCTGAACGTCTGGCCAG TCTTGATCCAAAGACGAGGCTTTAAAACCCTGAAGACCAAAACGAGGCGTCTGCAGAGCGGCTCTGACCATTCACCAGAGACGGACACGCTCACTCCATCTTTTATAAAG GGTTTACTCAAGCGGGACAAAGGTCAACTTCCCGAGACTTTAGACACTATTCTCAAAAGCAGAAACATTCCCGACGCAAGTCACGACGCTTTCAAGACAGGTTTCGCAGAGGGCTTTCTGAAAGCTCAGGCTctcacacagagaacacaag AGTCGTTACGGCGAACACGGCTGATCCTGCTGATCCTCTTGCTGGTTGGATTGTACGGACTCTCCAAAACGCCGTTTCTATCGG TGCGATTCCGAACCACATCAGGCCTGGATTCGGCAGTGGACCCTGTGCAGATAAAAAACATCACCTTCGAGCACGTGAAAGGAGCTGAGGAGGCCAAGAACGAGCTGCAGGAGGTAGTGGAGTTCCTCAAGAACCCGCAGAAGTTCACAGTCCTAGGAGGGAAACTCCCTAAAG GGATTTTGTTAGTCGGACCTCCAGGGACGGGGAAAACTCTGCTGGCACGCGCAGTGGCAGGGGAAGCTGATGTGCCTTTCTACTACGCATCCGGATCAGAGTTTGACGAGATGTTCGTCGGGGTCGGAGCAAGTCGCATCAGGAACCTTTTCC GGGAAGCCAAAGCAAACACTCCGTGCGTGATCTTCATCGACGAGCTCGACAGCGTCGGAGGGAAGAGAATCGAGTCTCCCATGCACCCTTATTCCAGGCAGACCATCAACCAGCTTCTGGCTGAGATGGACgg ATTTAAACCAAACGAAGGCGTGATCATTATCGGTGCTACAAACTTCCCTGAAGCTTTAGATAG CGCCCTGATCCGGCCGGGACGCTTCGACGTGCAGGTCACTGTCCCACGACCCGACGTGAAGGGACGGACGGAGATCCTGAAGTGGTACCTCAAAAACATCAAAGTAGACCCAG CCGTGGAGGCCGAGATCATCGCCAGAGGGACGGTGGGTTTCTCCGGAGCCGAGCTGGAGAACCTGGTGAACCAGGCTGCTTTGAAGGCTGCTGTTGATGAGAAAGACATGGTGACCATGAAGGAGCTGGAGTTCGCCAAGGACAAAATCCTGATGG GCCCCGAGCGCAGGAGTGCAGTGATCGATCAGAAAAACCAAGTGATCACGGCCTACCACGAGTCAGGACACGCCATCATCGCACACTACACCAAGGACGCCATGCCCATCAACAAGGCTACCATCATGCCGAGAGGCGTCACACTGGGTCAC GTGTCCATGCTGCCAGAGAACGATCGCTGGAGCGAGACCCGAGCTCAGCTTCTGGCTCAGATGGACGTCAGCATGGGGGGCCGCGTGGCCGAGGAGCTCGTTTTCGGAAACGAAAACATCACCACAG GTGCATCCAGTGATTTCGAAAGCGCTACAAAAATCGCCAAGATGATGGTGACGCATTACGGCATGAGCGAAAAG CTGGGTGTCATGACGTACACAGATCTGTCGAAGCAAAGCCCAGAGACTCAAGCAGCCATCGAACAGGAAGTCAGGACACTTCTGAGA GATTCGTACGAGCGCGCTAAAACTCTCCTGAAGGCTCGTGCGAAAGAGCACAAGAACCTGGCTGAGGCTCTGCTGAGGTACGAGACGCTGGACGCCAGAGAGATTCAGATGGTCTTGGATGGGAAGACGTTGGACAGCagatga